TGGACGATGTCGTCGAGGCGGTCGATCAGTGACATGGCTGGCGGGGTTGTTGTCGCGGGCGAAGGAAGAACGCGGCGGCGGCCCCGCCCGAGGTGCCGCGCGGGCGACGGTCAGCCGCGACGCCGGGCCATGAACGCCGCACCGAGACACACCGCGGCGGCCGCGGCTCCGATTCCGAAGCCCGGACCGGTGGTCTCGGTGGTCGTTTCGGGAGTACCAGTCCGGGTGACGGCAACGTCGTCGGCGACGACCTCCCCCTCCGCCTCGGCGATCGTCGACCCGTCGTGGACGACGGTCACGGAGAACGTGTCGCCGGGGGCGTGCTCTGAGAAGTCGAACGTGGCGGCGACGGTCCCGTTCTCGCCGGTGCTGACCTGCCGGCTCCTGAAGAACCTCGGCGCCGTGTCCCCGGTCGACTGCACCCGGACCGAGGCGTTCTCGCCGGCGTCGAGGTCGGTCGTCCCGGTGACGGTCGCGTCCTCGACCGCGTGAACGCGAACGGTCTCGTTCACCGTCGAGAGGGAGGCGTCGGACGCGCCGGCGGCGGCGCCGGTCAGCCCGGCGACCGCGATCAACAGTACGGCGATAGCTGCGACTCGTCTGTGTGTGGAGGGCCTCATCCGTGTCCGTCGCTGGCGGCGGCGACGTACTAATCGTATCGGAGACGAAGAAACTCGTTTTCGTTATCAGGTCACACGGGGTCGGTGGGTCACGCCGCCGTCCTGTCGAGGCGGTCGCTCGCGTCGCTCGCTCCCGTCGTTCCTGGGCGGCTCGGCATAGAGACCTCGCCGCCGCCCTGTCGAGGCGGTCGCTCGCGTCGCTCGCTCCCGCCTCGCTCTAATCGTCGGCGGGGGCGGCGTCCTCGATCGCGGGCACGTCGATCTCGCCGGCGTCGAGTTCGGCCTCGATCTCGCGGGCGGCCTGCACCAGGTTCTCCATCTTGCCGTAGGCGGCCTCCCGGGGGAGCAGTTTCAGCCCGCAGTCGGGGCTGACGGTGAGCTTCTCCGGGGGCACGACCTTCAGGCCCTGCCGGATGTTCTCCTTGATCTCCTCGACCGACTCCACCTCGGCGACGTGGGCGTCGACGACGCCGAGGGCCAGATCGGGCGCGAACTCTCCGTCCGCGAACGTCTCGATCTGCTCGTAGTCGTCGTTGCACAGCTCCACGTCGAACTCGTCGATCGGGTAGTCGTTGATCTCGGGGTAGACGCGCGAGTAGTCGCCGTAACAGACGTGGAGGCCGATTCGGACCTCGTCGTCGATGTCGCTGACGATGCGCTCCAGGCACTCGCCGACGATGGCGTGGTCGTCCGGCGTCGTCGCCAGCGCGGGCTCGTCGATCTGGATGTAGCGAGCGCCCGCCTCGACGAGTTTCTCGATCTCCTCGTTCACCAGGTCCGCCAGGTCGTACGCCAGCGCCTCGTCGTCGTCGTACGCCTCGTTGAACGCCCAGTTGGCGAGGGTGTACGGGCCGGTGATCGGCACCTTCACCGGGCGCGAGGCCACGTCGTCGACGAACTCGAACTCGTCGACGAGCCACGGCTCGTCGTACTCGACACCCTCGACGACCGACGGCTTGTCGAAGTAGTTGTGGCCCCACACCTTCACGGGGCCGTTGAACTCGTAGCCGTCGATGCGCTCGGCGAAGAACTCGACCATCTCCTCGCGGCGCATCTCGCCGTCGACGACCGTGTCGAGGCCGGCGCGCTCGTGCTCGTGGGTGATGACGCGACAGGCGTCGTCGGTCGCCTCCGCCCACTCCGCCTCGCCGAAGGAGTGCTCGTCGTCCTCGAAGTGGTCGCGCGCGCGGTTCAGCCACTTGGGTTTCGGGTACGAGCCGACGACGGTCGTCAGCAGGAAGTGGTCGCTGTCGTGCCCATCGGGACGGAACTGCTCGCGGTTCTCGGGGTTCCGGCTCATGCTTCCACCTCCGTCTCCGGGGCGTCGGCGTCGCCGGCGGCGATCTCTGCGGCCTCCGCGAGCACCGACAGCTTCGCCCGATGCTTGTTCACCGGCAGGTAGAACGTCTCGGTGTTGGGCGTAACGTAGGTGGTCTCGAACGTCTGTGCGGGGATCTGGTCGTGGACCCAGTCGACGCGCTCGGCGACCGTCTCCGGGTCCTCGACGAGGGTGTTCTGCCCGTCGACGAGCCCGAGCGCGATGTCGTCAGCCGTGCCGAGTTCGTTGATGCACTCCAGGTTCACGTCGCGGTCGGCGGCGACGAAGTCGAAGCCGACGGCGTCGACATCGGCGTCCATGAGGTGGGCGTACGCCTTCTCCTCGAAGGCCTCCCAGTACGTCTGGACGACCACGTCGGCGTCGGTCGCGCCGGCGACGCGGTCGATCGTCTCGCTCGCGAGCTCGTTCAGGTCGTCGCCCGGCGCGTTCGTCACGTAGGAGGGTTCGAGCAGGAACAGCGTCTCGTGGGCGGGGAACGCCGCGACCTCGCCCGCGAGGAACTCGCCGACGGCGTCGAGGAACTCGGCCTCGTCCCCGTAGTGTTCGTCGCTCGCGAGGTCGGCGAGGGTGTACGGTCCCGGGAGGACGGCCTGGAGCGCGTCGCCGTCGCCCAGGAGGTCGGCGGCCGCCGAGAGTTCGTCGGCCACGTCGCCGGAGGCGGTCAGGTCGCCGACGACGCGCGGATCGCGGTAGAAGTTGTTGTTGTCGTAGTACCGCACGATCCCGCCCGTTTCCACGCTGTCGTGGACCGTGAGCGGGTGCGCGAGCATGTCGTCCCA
This genomic stretch from Halobaculum roseum harbors:
- a CDS encoding 5-methyltetrahydropteroyltriglutamate--homocysteine methyltransferase, translated to MTDVVATTPGLYPLPDWAKDDLSDLKGHQKHDLIDGDEDAAVADAYGDVRAEFVADQRDAGLDRIVEGQGRWDDMLAHPLTVHDSVETGGIVRYYDNNNFYRDPRVVGDLTASGDVADELSAAADLLGDGDALQAVLPGPYTLADLASDEHYGDEAEFLDAVGEFLAGEVAAFPAHETLFLLEPSYVTNAPGDDLNELASETIDRVAGATDADVVVQTYWEAFEEKAYAHLMDADVDAVGFDFVAADRDVNLECINELGTADDIALGLVDGQNTLVEDPETVAERVDWVHDQIPAQTFETTYVTPNTETFYLPVNKHRAKLSVLAEAAEIAAGDADAPETEVEA
- a CDS encoding methionine synthase; the encoded protein is MSRNPENREQFRPDGHDSDHFLLTTVVGSYPKPKWLNRARDHFEDDEHSFGEAEWAEATDDACRVITHEHERAGLDTVVDGEMRREEMVEFFAERIDGYEFNGPVKVWGHNYFDKPSVVEGVEYDEPWLVDEFEFVDDVASRPVKVPITGPYTLANWAFNEAYDDDEALAYDLADLVNEEIEKLVEAGARYIQIDEPALATTPDDHAIVGECLERIVSDIDDEVRIGLHVCYGDYSRVYPEINDYPIDEFDVELCNDDYEQIETFADGEFAPDLALGVVDAHVAEVESVEEIKENIRQGLKVVPPEKLTVSPDCGLKLLPREAAYGKMENLVQAAREIEAELDAGEIDVPAIEDAAPADD
- a CDS encoding BGTF surface domain-containing protein encodes the protein MRPSTHRRVAAIAVLLIAVAGLTGAAAGASDASLSTVNETVRVHAVEDATVTGTTDLDAGENASVRVQSTGDTAPRFFRSRQVSTGENGTVAATFDFSEHAPGDTFSVTVVHDGSTIAEAEGEVVADDVAVTRTGTPETTTETTGPGFGIGAAAAAVCLGAAFMARRRG